The Natrinema sp. DC36 genome includes the window CGGTCCAGGGGGCGCTCGTCATGTACCCGATCCGCGCCTACGGGAGCGAGGAGCAGAAAGAGGAGTGGCTGCCCGCGATGGGACAAGGCGAGGCGATCGGCTGCTTCGGCCTCACCGAGCCCGAACACGGCTCGAATCCGTCGGCGATGGAGACCCGCGCGGAGGCGGACGGTGACGGCTACGTGCTCAACGGCTCGAAAACGTGGATCACGAACTCGCCGATCGCCGACGTCGCCATCGTCTGGGCGCGTGACAAGTCGGCCGAGGACGACCCCGTCCGCGGATTTCTGGTCGAGACCGATCGCGACGGCATCACGACGAACAAGATCACCGAGAAGCTCTCGCTTCGCGCGTCGATCACGGGCGAGATCGGTCTGAACGACGTCCACGTCCCCGAGGAGAACGTTCTCCCCGGCGTCTCGGGCATGAAGGGGCCGCTGTCCTGTCTCACGCAGGCCCGCTACGGCATCGCCTGGGGCGCAATCGGCGCCGCTCGAGACTGCTTCGAGGAGGCTCGTCAGTACGCCAAAGACCGCGACCAGTTCGGCGGTCCGATCGGCCGGTTCCAGCTCCAACAGCGCAAGCTCGCGGAGATGGGTACCCAGATCACGCTGGCCCAGCTGCTGGCCCACCGCCTCGCCGAACTCAAAGAGCGCGGCGAGATGCGACCCCAGCACGTCTCGATGGCCAAGCGGAACAACGTGCGCACGGCCCGCGATCAGGCTCGGATCGCCCGCGAGATGATCGGCGGAAACGGCATCACCACCGACTACTCGCCGATGCGCCACATGGCCAACATGGAGACGGTCTACACCTACGAGGGAACCCACGACATCCACACGCTCGTCCTCGGCGAGGAGTTCACCGGTATCCCCGCTTACCAGTAGCGACGCGAATCGACGATTCGCACTACGCTTTTTCTCTCCGATTCGGGTTCGGGGACGTCCGTCCCGCACGATAACACTCCTGTCCCAGTATCCGGAACATTGATTGCGGCGTGCGAACAGTATCGGATATGAACACGGATCGGGACGAGACCGTCGGCGTCTCGACGACGCGAAAGACGTTCGAACTCCTCGAGGCGCTCAAAGCCGAGGAAGGGGTCACGATCGCGGATCTCACGCAGCGGACCGACCTTCCCAAGAGTACCGTCTACCGCCACCTGCAGACGCTCACCGACATGGGCTACGTGATCGAGCGCGACGGGAAGTATTACGTCGGCTTCCGGTTCGTCGAACTCGGCGAGCAGGCCCGTTCCCGGAAAGTGGGTTACACGGCCGCCAAACGAGCGGTGTTCGAACTCGGCCAGGAGACGGATGAACGAGCGGTATTCATCGTCGAAGAGGACAATGAGGCCGTCTACGTCCACCGCTACGGCAGCCTCTCGAACACGATGATCGGCCACCGGCGACCGCTCCACTCGATGGCCTCGGGCAAGGTCATTCTCGCAGAGTGGGACGACGCCGCAGTCGCCCGCTACGTCGAGGAGGTGGGACTCGAGGCGATCACGTCGAACACGATCACCGATCCCGACACGCTGTTCGACGAACTCGAGCGGATCCGTGAGCGGGAATACGCGGTGAACAATCAGGAACACATGGCCGGACTCCGCGGCGTCTCCGTCCCCGTCTACACACCCGACGACGAGTTCCTCGGGTCGCTGGCCGTTTTCGGACCGACCAGCCGATTCACGGACGACTACGTTCACGATGAGCTCCCGGCCCGGCTTCGGGACAAGGCGGGCGAGATCAGGATCACGCTCGCGTACGGCTGACGGCCGCCGCGATCGGCCGACCGACGACTCGACCGGCAAACCCGGCTCTCAATTAGCGTCGATATTTCACTCGACGAAACGCCGATCGGACGGAGCGAAAACGGAGATCGTCCAGCGGCAGGGATGCATCGTCTCTCCCGGTCCCCGGAACGGAAACTTCGATACACAAACAGTTCGTTCCGCACGATGAAACGAAGGCCGTTTGTCACCGAAACGACTTTCCTCGTCTTTCGGAACAGTCCATTCGATGAACGATCAGCCGACGGGTCCCGGACCGGACCCGAAAGTTCTGCGTCTCATTCGGAAATACGACCTCGAGGGCGTCGGCGACGAACTCGAGGCGCGGTGGACCCATCCCGAGAACCGAACGAGTCTGCGAGCGCTCGCCGATTCGTTCAACGAACGAGTTCTCCGGGCCGCACTCGACGACGCCGATGTCGAGACGATCACCGACGATGTCAGCCGCCTGTACGCTCTTCTCGATGGAGCCGAGGGGAGTCGCGGCGAGCAAACCGCGGCCAGACGGCGACTCGAGCGAGCGGGGGTCGACGTCGAGACGGTGCGAGCGGAGTTCGTCTCCTACGGCGCGATCCGATCGTATCTCACGGGTCACCGGGACGCGTCGCTCCCGGAGACCGACGAGGACGCTCGAGCGACGGAGTCCCGAACGATCGAGGGCCTCCGACAGCGGACGGTCGCCGTGACCGAAAGCAAACTCGCCCGACTGCGGGATACCGACCAGTTGCAACTCGGCTCATACCGCGTTCTCGCCGACCTGCAGGTCCTCTGTGAGGACTGTGGCCGACAGTACGACGTCGCTACGCTGCTCGAAACTGGTGCCTGCGAGTGCGGCGAT containing:
- a CDS encoding acyl-CoA dehydrogenase family protein; translated protein: MLDFVQLEEDLDQEERMIRDTAREFVEEHVKPDIGEHFENGTFPKELITKMGELGFYAPNLEGYGSPNVSETAYGLLMQELEAGDSGLRSMASVQGALVMYPIRAYGSEEQKEEWLPAMGQGEAIGCFGLTEPEHGSNPSAMETRAEADGDGYVLNGSKTWITNSPIADVAIVWARDKSAEDDPVRGFLVETDRDGITTNKITEKLSLRASITGEIGLNDVHVPEENVLPGVSGMKGPLSCLTQARYGIAWGAIGAARDCFEEARQYAKDRDQFGGPIGRFQLQQRKLAEMGTQITLAQLLAHRLAELKERGEMRPQHVSMAKRNNVRTARDQARIAREMIGGNGITTDYSPMRHMANMETVYTYEGTHDIHTLVLGEEFTGIPAYQ
- a CDS encoding IclR family transcriptional regulator; translation: MNTDRDETVGVSTTRKTFELLEALKAEEGVTIADLTQRTDLPKSTVYRHLQTLTDMGYVIERDGKYYVGFRFVELGEQARSRKVGYTAAKRAVFELGQETDERAVFIVEEDNEAVYVHRYGSLSNTMIGHRRPLHSMASGKVILAEWDDAAVARYVEEVGLEAITSNTITDPDTLFDELERIREREYAVNNQEHMAGLRGVSVPVYTPDDEFLGSLAVFGPTSRFTDDYVHDELPARLRDKAGEIRITLAYG
- the rdfA gene encoding rod-determining factor RdfA — translated: MNDQPTGPGPDPKVLRLIRKYDLEGVGDELEARWTHPENRTSLRALADSFNERVLRAALDDADVETITDDVSRLYALLDGAEGSRGEQTAARRRLERAGVDVETVRAEFVSYGAIRSYLTGHRDASLPETDEDARATESRTIEGLRQRTVAVTESKLARLRDTDQLQLGSYRVLADLQVLCEDCGRQYDVATLLETGACECGDQ